The proteins below are encoded in one region of Macrococcus armenti:
- a CDS encoding M42 family metallopeptidase, translated as MTTLTETIRTLTELHGAPGHEYLVRNYLRDRLSPLADEVIQDGLGGIYFVKKSKQHNAKKVMIAAHMDEVGFMVTHITQNGMLKFTSLGGWPEDVLQAQRMKVLTKDSKAFTGIIGSLPKHFRTGNEGTPQISDMMLDIGAESKEMVLEMGVNIGDVIVPEVEFKQLTEHRFLCKAWDNRYGCTIIVDVMERLKDIDLPFDLYIGANVQEEVGLRGAGPAANMIQPDVALVVDCSPANDMAGKESDNGKLGGGTLLRIIDRTMILKPSFKQLLIDVYEENDVLYQYYQSPGGTDGGQIHISNEGVPTAVIGVPARYIHSNHTIFDIRDYEAARDGMMALLKKLDDEVIAFLKKN; from the coding sequence ATGACAACATTAACAGAAACAATTCGTACTTTAACAGAACTTCACGGTGCACCTGGACATGAATATTTAGTTCGAAATTATTTAAGAGATAGATTATCACCATTAGCAGACGAGGTCATCCAGGATGGGTTAGGTGGCATTTATTTCGTTAAGAAAAGCAAACAGCACAATGCTAAAAAAGTAATGATTGCAGCACATATGGATGAAGTTGGATTTATGGTTACACATATTACTCAAAACGGTATGCTCAAATTTACTTCACTTGGTGGATGGCCGGAAGATGTACTGCAGGCACAACGTATGAAAGTGTTAACGAAAGATAGTAAAGCGTTTACGGGGATCATCGGAAGCTTACCGAAACATTTCAGAACAGGAAACGAAGGCACGCCTCAAATTTCTGATATGATGCTTGATATCGGTGCTGAAAGTAAAGAGATGGTACTCGAGATGGGTGTTAATATAGGAGATGTAATCGTTCCGGAAGTAGAATTTAAACAGTTAACGGAACATCGTTTTTTATGTAAAGCATGGGATAACCGTTACGGCTGTACAATTATTGTAGATGTGATGGAACGTTTGAAAGATATAGACTTACCGTTTGATCTGTATATCGGAGCAAATGTTCAGGAAGAAGTCGGACTGCGTGGTGCAGGACCAGCTGCAAATATGATTCAACCGGATGTTGCGCTCGTCGTTGACTGTTCTCCGGCAAATGATATGGCAGGTAAGGAAAGTGACAACGGTAAACTTGGCGGTGGTACATTACTGCGTATTATTGATAGAACGATGATTTTAAAACCTTCGTTCAAACAGTTATTAATTGATGTATATGAAGAAAACGATGTTCTCTATCAGTATTATCAATCACCAGGTGGTACTGATGGCGGTCAGATTCATATTTCTAATGAAGGTGTTCCGACTGCTGTAATCGGTGTACCGGCACGTTACATTCATTCTAACCATACGATTTTTGATATTAGAGATTACGAAGCAGCGCGCGACGGAATGATGGCACTGCTTAAAAAACTTGATGATGAAGTAATTGCATTTCTAAAGAAAAATTAA
- a CDS encoding DNA translocase FtsK, with amino-acid sequence MSWFDKIFGETKQDTEAIRAERLSETENDVYRRPRGKFRFPLNVDNIKTKDSDIEHSHTDALTYDESMHDEQVVEQTHYRRRPSSFDETYVPRRQRRRMREESVPVHRESVRSKTHETSTRVGYKVETSPLGRPKSETSQSSYDAQVDKAYRVHQPKFKASEVPSAIYGTKSRKDPSNLKQRPPIVAKKVTNERPETPTYRKSDNTVNIENVYASQIVAEIRKEREKKLQRQKAFQEERAKITAQQEAIKSYIHRDEERNIEVDDHVVENKVSDDVVTLSDDVIVSNESLDGVTTSPIKVEVNDDEDVFELSEGETYTFTSNENEDETEYMDENIAFETALDEDTDEVPEVAEDVQDIIDLDETDIVDDEFEDVTFDEVVFDDNDTQTDIDEGAVEDEDTVEDTKSLEPVLMPEIKKEKVTPFNVVMTPSDKKRLMQQRQTSESSVERVIDEPQEKAHVIEQTTKASTEQKQLDKAKQIKRKGPKYLLPPVSLLAPADNMERDESWVEEHKAQLDDAFYHFNVPAKVENVVVGPSVTRFELSVEKGVKVSRITNLQDDIKMALAAKDVRIEAPIPGTSLVGVEVPNVETRNVNLSEIVFSKKMKFSDSNLSVALGARINNEPMIMDLAKMPHGLIAGATGSGKSVCINSILISLLYRNNPNELKLLLIDPKMVELAPYNDLPHLIAPVITDVKAATESLKWVVGEMERRYQIFADVHVRNITAYNQKVSYQDRIPKIVVVIDELADLMMMAPQDVEHSIARIAQKARAAGIHLILATQRPSVNVITGLIKANVPTRIAFMVSSSVDSRTILDSGGAEKLLGNGDMLYLGNGMNKPIRIQGSYISDREIDEVVSYIKSQGEPNYLFHEKTLLKKLSEQPKDELFNEICDFMIEEGHISTSQIQRRFQIGYNRAARIIDQLEELGYVSGQNGSKPRDVLITEKQEDY; translated from the coding sequence ATGAGCTGGTTTGATAAAATATTCGGAGAAACAAAACAAGATACCGAAGCAATAAGAGCTGAACGATTATCAGAAACAGAAAATGATGTATATCGCAGACCGCGTGGTAAGTTCAGATTTCCGTTAAATGTCGATAATATTAAGACGAAAGATAGCGATATTGAACATTCTCATACAGATGCGCTTACTTACGATGAATCTATGCATGATGAACAAGTAGTGGAACAAACACATTACAGACGCCGTCCTTCATCGTTTGATGAGACGTACGTACCACGTCGTCAACGTCGCAGGATGCGTGAAGAAAGTGTACCTGTTCATCGTGAAAGTGTACGAAGTAAAACGCATGAAACAAGTACGCGTGTTGGCTATAAAGTTGAAACATCACCTTTAGGCAGACCAAAATCTGAAACGTCACAAAGCTCTTACGATGCACAAGTAGATAAAGCATATCGAGTGCATCAGCCGAAATTTAAAGCATCAGAAGTTCCTTCAGCAATATATGGCACAAAGAGCAGAAAAGATCCATCAAATTTAAAACAGAGACCACCAATAGTTGCTAAGAAAGTTACAAATGAACGACCTGAAACGCCGACTTATCGCAAATCGGATAATACAGTGAATATTGAAAACGTATATGCATCTCAAATTGTAGCGGAAATTCGTAAAGAACGTGAGAAAAAGCTACAACGTCAAAAAGCATTTCAGGAAGAGCGTGCAAAGATAACTGCACAACAAGAAGCAATAAAGTCATACATTCATCGTGATGAAGAACGTAATATTGAAGTAGATGATCATGTTGTAGAAAACAAAGTAAGTGATGATGTCGTAACATTATCAGATGATGTAATCGTATCAAATGAATCTCTTGATGGCGTAACAACATCTCCAATTAAAGTTGAAGTAAATGATGATGAAGATGTGTTTGAATTATCAGAAGGTGAAACGTATACATTTACTTCAAATGAAAACGAAGATGAAACGGAATATATGGACGAAAATATTGCGTTTGAAACAGCGTTGGATGAAGATACAGACGAAGTTCCAGAAGTGGCAGAAGATGTTCAGGATATCATTGATTTAGATGAAACGGATATTGTTGATGACGAATTTGAAGATGTTACTTTTGATGAAGTAGTATTTGACGATAATGATACACAAACAGACATAGACGAGGGTGCAGTTGAAGACGAAGATACAGTTGAAGACACTAAATCATTAGAACCCGTATTGATGCCTGAAATTAAAAAGGAAAAAGTGACACCGTTCAATGTTGTGATGACGCCAAGTGATAAAAAACGTTTAATGCAGCAACGACAAACGAGTGAATCTTCAGTAGAGCGTGTCATTGATGAACCACAAGAAAAAGCACACGTTATCGAACAGACAACTAAAGCTTCAACTGAACAGAAACAGCTTGATAAGGCGAAGCAAATTAAGCGTAAAGGACCGAAATATTTACTTCCACCTGTCAGCTTACTCGCACCTGCGGACAATATGGAGCGCGATGAATCATGGGTTGAAGAACATAAAGCGCAACTAGATGATGCGTTTTATCACTTTAATGTACCGGCTAAAGTTGAAAATGTTGTCGTAGGTCCTTCAGTAACACGTTTTGAACTGTCTGTTGAAAAAGGTGTTAAAGTCTCACGTATTACGAACTTACAGGATGATATCAAGATGGCACTCGCAGCGAAAGATGTTCGTATTGAAGCGCCGATTCCAGGTACATCACTCGTTGGAGTAGAAGTGCCTAACGTTGAAACACGTAACGTTAATTTAAGTGAAATCGTCTTCAGTAAAAAGATGAAGTTCTCAGATAGTAACTTATCGGTAGCGCTCGGTGCGCGAATTAATAACGAACCGATGATTATGGATTTAGCTAAGATGCCGCACGGATTAATTGCCGGTGCTACAGGTTCAGGGAAATCTGTATGTATTAACTCGATTTTAATTTCGCTTTTATATCGTAATAATCCTAACGAATTAAAGTTATTATTAATCGATCCTAAAATGGTGGAACTTGCACCATATAATGATTTACCGCACTTAATTGCGCCTGTTATAACAGATGTGAAAGCAGCAACTGAAAGTTTAAAATGGGTTGTAGGTGAAATGGAACGTAGATATCAGATCTTTGCTGATGTACATGTACGCAATATTACTGCATACAATCAGAAAGTAAGTTATCAGGATAGAATTCCGAAGATTGTCGTAGTTATTGATGAACTGGCTGATTTAATGATGATGGCACCACAAGATGTTGAACATTCAATTGCGCGTATTGCACAAAAAGCACGTGCAGCAGGCATACATTTAATATTAGCGACGCAACGACCATCTGTTAATGTCATAACAGGACTTATAAAAGCAAATGTGCCGACACGTATTGCATTTATGGTTTCTTCTTCAGTAGATTCCAGAACAATTCTTGATAGCGGCGGTGCTGAAAAGTTACTCGGCAATGGAGATATGCTGTATTTAGGTAATGGTATGAATAAACCGATACGAATTCAAGGTAGTTACATTTCTGACAGAGAGATTGACGAAGTTGTAAGCTACATAAAATCACAAGGTGAGCCGAATTATTTATTCCATGAGAAGACACTGTTAAAGAAATTATCAGAGCAACCTAAAGATGAGCTGTTCAATGAAATATGTGACTTTATGATTGAAGAAGGCCATATTTCGACTTCACAAATTCAAAGGCGTTTCCAAATAGGATATAATAGAGCAGCACGTATTATTGATCAATTGGAAGAACTCGGTTATGTGAGCGGTCAGAACGGCTCTAAACCGAGAGATGTATTAATTACAGAAAAACAAGAAGACTATTAG
- a CDS encoding amino acid ABC transporter ATP-binding protein, with protein sequence MISVRNAVKTFGTKTVIQNVDLDVKNGEVVVLIGRSGSGKTTLLRMLNALELPTSGTITVDGLTYKNDDRKSQIAVRQKSGMVFQNFQLFPHMTALENVMEGLVQVKKMKKSEAEQIALNLLQKVDLIHVKDQYPVSLSGGQQQRVGIARALAMNPKVMLFDEPTSALDPELVQDVLNVIKDLRDEGMTMVIVTHEMNFAKNVADKVAFIHNGHIEEIDTPERIFNAPQSEHLKKFLNVIA encoded by the coding sequence ATGATTTCAGTACGTAATGCAGTAAAAACATTTGGTACTAAAACAGTAATTCAAAACGTAGATCTGGATGTGAAAAACGGTGAAGTGGTTGTGCTCATCGGTAGAAGTGGTTCAGGCAAAACGACATTACTCCGTATGTTAAATGCGCTTGAATTACCAACGTCAGGTACGATTACGGTAGATGGATTAACGTATAAGAACGATGACAGAAAATCTCAAATTGCAGTGCGACAAAAGTCAGGAATGGTATTTCAGAACTTTCAATTGTTCCCGCATATGACAGCGCTGGAAAACGTAATGGAAGGGTTAGTGCAGGTTAAGAAGATGAAAAAAAGTGAAGCGGAACAAATTGCGCTGAACTTATTACAGAAAGTCGACTTAATACATGTTAAGGATCAATACCCGGTATCACTTAGTGGAGGTCAGCAGCAACGTGTTGGAATTGCCCGAGCACTTGCGATGAATCCGAAAGTCATGCTCTTTGATGAACCGACATCTGCGCTTGATCCGGAACTTGTTCAGGATGTGCTGAACGTCATTAAAGACCTCCGAGATGAAGGTATGACGATGGTCATTGTTACACATGAGATGAATTTCGCTAAAAATGTAGCGGATAAAGTTGCGTTTATTCATAACGGTCATATTGAAGAAATTGATACACCTGAACGTATCTTTAATGCACCACAATCAGAACATCTGAAGAAATTTTTAAACGTCATCGCATAA
- a CDS encoding DUF1444 family protein, producing the protein MNVFEIRDYLKDALKDEAVTFQFDRKEETLRIERNDNQKGLTLKLAPVAAKYKEKKEKILEEVLYYIRETIHAFGDANPFDGKPIIMPVVRATSFQKEQNGIPFLITEHTAETNIYYAVDLGNTYRLIDEEVLEKLNLSESHVKEQALFNLNGLSNPYKTDTVSGNTYYFFNSNDGYDASRLLNKQLLKSFRDKITGEMLVAVPHGDVLIIADIQNETGYDVLAQMTMQFFANGLVPITSLSFQYEDGTLTPVFILGKNNAKRNQEAIQRIEANRKKFEQEKKDKEQ; encoded by the coding sequence ATGAATGTTTTTGAAATAAGAGATTACTTAAAAGATGCTTTAAAGGATGAAGCTGTAACGTTCCAATTTGATCGTAAAGAAGAGACGCTAAGAATAGAACGTAACGATAATCAAAAAGGATTAACGTTAAAGCTTGCACCTGTAGCAGCAAAGTATAAAGAAAAGAAAGAGAAGATATTAGAAGAAGTTTTATACTACATTAGAGAAACGATACATGCTTTTGGGGATGCAAATCCATTCGATGGCAAACCGATAATAATGCCAGTTGTGCGTGCGACAAGTTTTCAGAAAGAGCAAAACGGTATTCCATTTCTAATTACGGAGCATACTGCAGAGACGAACATTTATTACGCAGTCGATTTAGGTAATACGTATCGATTAATCGATGAGGAAGTACTGGAGAAATTAAATTTATCTGAATCACATGTGAAAGAACAGGCATTATTTAATCTGAATGGATTAAGTAATCCGTATAAAACAGATACTGTGAGTGGTAATACATATTATTTCTTTAATTCAAACGATGGTTATGACGCAAGTCGTTTATTAAACAAGCAACTTTTAAAGTCATTCCGTGATAAAATAACAGGTGAGATGTTAGTCGCAGTACCACATGGTGATGTGCTCATCATCGCAGATATTCAGAATGAAACAGGTTATGATGTATTAGCACAAATGACGATGCAGTTCTTTGCAAATGGATTAGTGCCAATAACATCACTGTCATTCCAGTATGAAGACGGCACTTTAACACCTGTATTTATTCTTGGGAAAAATAATGCAAAGCGTAATCAGGAAGCGATTCAGCGTATTGAAGCAAATCGTAAAAAATTTGAACAAGAAAAAAAGGATAAGGAGCAATAA
- a CDS encoding PTS transporter subunit IIC codes for MKNLLKRWFVDGMSFMALGLFCSLIIGLILETLGTELKPLFDTSMLIEIGKLAKSYTGAAVGVAVAYGLGAKPMVIFSSAVTGMYGYELGGAAGTYIVSLATSELGRLYSGKTKIDIILTPLLTLLIGGGIAKLTGPFIQKVMLSLGEFISFATEQQPLLMGMLVALVFGLTLSSPISSAALALMLNINGTAAAAATIGCCCHMVGFAVTAYKDNGFQSIVAHGIGTSKIQIPNYMMRPLILVPPVIASIIIAPIMTTLWPMHNVAAGAGMGTSGFVGQIMTIKTMGASLQTWMQIGLFHFILPGGISYIIYMMMLRANLIKPGDQKISTGGER; via the coding sequence TTGAAAAATTTATTAAAGCGATGGTTCGTTGATGGTATGAGCTTTATGGCGCTTGGACTTTTCTGTTCGTTGATTATCGGATTAATACTGGAAACGTTAGGAACAGAATTAAAGCCATTGTTTGATACATCAATGTTAATCGAAATCGGTAAACTCGCAAAAAGTTATACAGGTGCAGCAGTAGGGGTTGCTGTAGCATATGGACTCGGTGCTAAGCCAATGGTCATATTCTCAAGTGCTGTGACCGGTATGTATGGGTATGAATTAGGTGGCGCTGCCGGGACTTATATCGTAAGTTTAGCGACAAGTGAACTCGGTCGACTCTATAGCGGGAAAACGAAAATCGATATTATATTAACACCGCTTTTAACGTTACTCATCGGGGGTGGTATCGCAAAGCTTACTGGACCATTTATTCAGAAAGTAATGCTGTCACTTGGAGAGTTTATTTCATTTGCAACGGAGCAGCAACCACTACTCATGGGCATGCTTGTTGCACTCGTATTTGGATTAACACTATCAAGCCCAATTTCCAGTGCAGCGCTTGCTTTAATGTTAAATATTAACGGCACAGCTGCAGCTGCAGCTACGATCGGCTGTTGTTGTCATATGGTTGGGTTTGCAGTAACAGCATATAAGGATAATGGGTTTCAAAGTATCGTTGCACATGGTATCGGAACGAGTAAAATTCAAATTCCAAACTATATGATGCGCCCATTAATACTTGTGCCACCTGTAATTGCAAGTATCATAATCGCACCAATAATGACGACGCTCTGGCCGATGCACAATGTTGCTGCAGGTGCCGGTATGGGAACGAGTGGATTTGTAGGTCAGATCATGACGATTAAAACGATGGGTGCATCATTACAAACGTGGATGCAAATCGGACTATTTCATTTTATTTTACCGGGTGGTATCAGTTATATTATTTATATGATGATGTTACGCGCTAATTTAATTAAGCCGGGTGACCAGAAAATTTCGACAGGAGGAGAAAGATAA
- a CDS encoding amino acid ABC transporter permease yields MFLKLNEEQYHALDAARQAFKPMLWGLINYSIPITIATFILGLIIAIITALMRVSRSKVAKGISRVYVSIIRGTPMLVQLFIIFYGIPEVGRLITGNPDIKLNIAPVVAAIIGLSLNVGAYASEIIRGGILSIPQGQKEAAYSIGMSEWMTMKRIVLPQAMRVSVPALGNTLLSLVKDTSLLGFILVAEMFRKAQEIAATSYEFLSIYVLVGLMYWVVCFIISIVQGRYEMHVERKYQR; encoded by the coding sequence ATGTTTCTAAAGCTTAATGAAGAGCAATACCATGCACTGGATGCGGCGAGACAAGCTTTTAAACCGATGTTATGGGGATTGATAAATTATTCAATCCCTATTACTATAGCTACATTTATTCTCGGTTTAATCATCGCAATTATCACTGCACTGATGCGTGTGTCACGAAGTAAAGTTGCAAAAGGAATATCAAGGGTATATGTTTCGATTATTCGTGGAACACCAATGCTCGTTCAGTTATTTATTATATTTTACGGAATACCTGAAGTAGGACGTCTTATTACAGGGAATCCGGATATTAAACTGAATATCGCACCAGTAGTTGCTGCGATTATCGGTCTGAGCTTAAACGTAGGTGCATATGCATCTGAAATTATTCGTGGTGGTATATTATCGATCCCACAAGGTCAGAAAGAAGCCGCGTATTCTATCGGGATGAGTGAGTGGATGACGATGAAACGTATCGTGTTACCACAGGCGATGCGTGTTTCAGTTCCTGCACTCGGCAATACTTTACTCAGTTTAGTGAAAGATACTTCACTATTAGGATTTATTCTTGTCGCTGAAATGTTCCGAAAAGCACAGGAAATCGCAGCAACAAGCTATGAATTCTTATCGATATATGTGCTTGTCGGTTTAATGTACTGGGTAGTATGTTTTATCATTTCAATCGTACAAGGTCGATATGAGATGCACGTAGAAAGGAAGTATCAGCGATGA
- a CDS encoding amino acid ABC transporter substrate-binding protein codes for MKKLLALLTAFIFVLAACGSNESKEKDSKTLTVGTEGTYAPFTFHDKDGKLTGYDVEVTEAVAKKAGYKVKFVETQWDSMFSGLNAGRFDTVANQVGINAERKEKYNFSNPYTYSEGVLVVRKNNDTIKSFDDVKGKKLAQTLTSNYGKLAKDKGAEITSVEGFNQAMEMVLSNRVEGTFNDKLSVLDYQKQKKSADIKLITGNAEKSQSGFVFTKKTDKKVIEDINKAIDALQKDGTLTKISKKWFGEDVSKA; via the coding sequence ATGAAAAAATTATTAGCGTTACTTACAGCGTTTATATTTGTATTAGCAGCATGTGGCAGCAATGAAAGTAAAGAGAAGGATAGTAAGACATTAACAGTCGGAACTGAAGGAACTTATGCACCATTTACGTTCCATGATAAAGATGGTAAGTTAACTGGATACGATGTAGAAGTTACAGAAGCTGTTGCAAAAAAAGCAGGTTATAAAGTGAAATTTGTTGAAACACAATGGGATTCAATGTTCTCAGGTTTAAATGCAGGACGTTTTGATACAGTTGCAAACCAAGTAGGAATTAATGCAGAACGTAAGGAAAAATATAACTTCTCAAATCCTTATACGTATTCTGAAGGTGTACTTGTAGTGCGTAAAAACAATGATACAATTAAATCATTTGATGATGTAAAAGGTAAAAAATTAGCTCAGACATTAACTTCAAACTACGGTAAATTAGCGAAAGACAAAGGCGCTGAAATCACATCTGTAGAAGGTTTCAACCAAGCGATGGAAATGGTTTTATCGAACCGAGTTGAAGGTACATTCAATGATAAATTATCAGTTTTAGATTATCAGAAACAAAAGAAATCAGCAGACATTAAATTAATTACAGGTAATGCAGAGAAGAGTCAATCTGGATTTGTATTTACGAAGAAAACAGATAAAAAAGTCATAGAAGATATTAACAAAGCAATTGATGCGCTACAAAAAGACGGTACATTAACAAAAATAAGTAAGAAATGGTTTGGTGAAGATGTTTCTAAAGCTTAA
- a CDS encoding thioredoxin family protein, with the protein MKEITSVVMFKESIQKPTIAMFTAGWCPDCHFIAPHLPEIEDMHNDYQFVSVDRDQFIDLAVDYDVMGIPSFIAFDRGEEIGRFVSKDRKTKEEIDTFIRGL; encoded by the coding sequence ATGAAAGAAATTACGTCAGTTGTGATGTTTAAAGAAAGTATTCAAAAACCAACAATTGCAATGTTTACAGCAGGATGGTGTCCGGATTGTCACTTTATTGCACCACACTTACCTGAAATTGAAGATATGCATAATGATTATCAGTTCGTTTCAGTCGATAGAGATCAGTTTATCGACCTTGCTGTAGATTATGATGTGATGGGCATTCCAAGCTTTATCGCGTTTGATAGAGGTGAGGAAATCGGCCGCTTCGTATCTAAAGATAGAAAAACAAAAGAAGAAATCGATACATTTATTAGAGGATTATAA
- a CDS encoding MalY/PatB family protein — MNFNAHIDRSATNAVAYELLSQMYQRKDLMPFWIADMDIVTPEVITKALQKRLEHPIYGYTNWNNDQFYMPIRHWFSTRFNMNVLKQDIAYSPSVLFTVTEVIRSVTNEGDGVIVNIPSYNNFLNLIQGNKRMIVGCDLFDDEDQYSMDFVQFEYLCQMPHNKVFLFCNPHNPTGKVFREEEIIKIIEICKKHDVYIISDEIHMDFVRRGVHHSLIKYMSDYDKIIVTTCLGKTFNISGIPHAYYVTKDHYMKTLLQTKIAGVYGIGAPNMLGLTAIRAAYMQCGEWVDALNAHIETNMQLTETFIQERLNDVLSFRKPDGTFLAWINFEKSGFSEVEVQDALQNEGRIATGIGNTYEMAASTHFRLNVACSKEKLMQGLHAIEKAFNHLKSEQH; from the coding sequence GTGAATTTTAATGCACATATTGATAGAAGTGCGACAAACGCAGTAGCTTATGAGCTACTTTCTCAAATGTATCAGCGTAAAGACCTCATGCCATTCTGGATTGCAGATATGGATATTGTAACGCCGGAAGTGATAACAAAAGCATTGCAAAAACGATTAGAACATCCGATATATGGCTATACAAACTGGAATAATGATCAGTTTTATATGCCTATCAGACATTGGTTCAGTACACGCTTTAATATGAATGTGTTAAAACAGGATATCGCATATAGTCCGAGTGTATTATTTACGGTAACAGAAGTGATACGCTCTGTTACGAATGAAGGTGATGGCGTTATCGTAAACATACCTTCCTATAATAATTTCCTGAATTTAATTCAGGGGAATAAACGTATGATTGTGGGTTGTGATTTGTTTGATGATGAGGATCAGTATTCGATGGATTTTGTGCAGTTTGAATATTTATGTCAAATGCCTCACAACAAAGTGTTTTTATTCTGCAATCCTCATAATCCTACTGGGAAAGTTTTCAGAGAAGAAGAAATAATAAAGATCATTGAAATATGCAAAAAACATGATGTATATATTATTTCAGATGAAATTCATATGGATTTCGTACGTCGAGGTGTGCATCATTCTTTAATAAAATACATGTCTGATTATGATAAAATTATCGTCACTACATGTTTAGGAAAGACATTTAACATATCCGGCATTCCACATGCGTACTATGTAACGAAAGATCATTATATGAAAACATTACTTCAGACAAAGATTGCCGGTGTATATGGCATAGGTGCACCGAACATGCTTGGATTAACTGCGATACGTGCTGCGTATATGCAGTGTGGTGAATGGGTTGATGCGCTGAATGCACATATAGAAACGAATATGCAGCTTACAGAAACATTTATTCAAGAACGTTTAAATGATGTATTATCTTTCCGTAAACCAGATGGTACATTTCTTGCATGGATAAACTTTGAAAAGAGCGGTTTTTCTGAAGTGGAAGTACAGGATGCATTACAAAATGAAGGGCGTATTGCAACAGGTATCGGTAATACTTACGAAATGGCTGCAAGTACGCACTTCAGGTTAAATGTCGCTTGTAGTAAGGAGAAGTTAATGCAAGGGTTACATGCGATAGAGAAAGCATTTAATCATTTAAAATCCGAACAACATTAA
- the ytpR gene encoding YtpR family tRNA-binding protein, which produces MNIFYNEIVGDYLFITLEPVEGPFTYEKNGDIITIKKDEKVVGYNVKGVKSLNLESKGELKLTEKLVDEINALLQEKGLTSPLEVDLSPKFVVGFVESCEKHPDADKLNVTQVDVGTEKLQIVCGAKNIAQGQKVVVAKVGAVMPSGMMIKDAELRGVPSKGMICSERELGLTDSEEKKGILVLNDDYTIGEDFFKEK; this is translated from the coding sequence ATGAATATTTTTTATAATGAGATTGTTGGAGATTACTTATTTATTACATTAGAGCCGGTAGAAGGGCCATTTACTTATGAAAAAAATGGAGATATTATTACGATAAAAAAAGATGAAAAAGTCGTTGGATATAACGTTAAAGGTGTAAAATCATTAAATCTTGAATCAAAAGGTGAATTGAAGCTTACAGAAAAGCTTGTTGATGAAATTAACGCATTACTTCAGGAGAAAGGTTTAACTTCACCACTTGAAGTAGATTTATCTCCGAAATTTGTTGTAGGTTTTGTTGAATCATGTGAAAAACATCCGGATGCAGATAAATTAAATGTTACACAAGTTGATGTTGGTACTGAAAAGTTACAGATTGTTTGTGGCGCTAAAAATATTGCACAAGGTCAGAAAGTTGTTGTTGCCAAAGTTGGTGCTGTAATGCCAAGCGGTATGATGATTAAAGATGCTGAACTACGCGGCGTACCGTCAAAAGGTATGATTTGTTCTGAGCGTGAACTTGGGCTTACTGATTCAGAAGAGAAAAAAGGTATTCTTGTATTAAATGACGACTATACAATCGGCGAAGACTTCTTTAAAGAGAAGTAA